One stretch of Candidatus Limnocylindria bacterium DNA includes these proteins:
- a CDS encoding bifunctional (p)ppGpp synthetase/guanosine-3',5'-bis(diphosphate) 3'-pyrophosphohydrolase encodes MAERANTITSRIVGITDRLRPQRHGHVDLEAIVKEMLRHYPDGDAELVRRAYAYAAEAHAGQKRVSGEPYITHPAAVGMLIAELGMEAATIAATVLHDVPEDTARTVDDIRLEFGDEIGRLVEGVTKLGRLQGQSRDAHQAENIRKMFLAMADDLRVVIIKLCDRLHNMRTLGPLPVEKQKRIARQTLEIYAPLAHRLGIWQIKWELEDLSFKYLEPEQYKEVAEQLAERRQVRERSIDQAMKTLATELERAGIRAELSGRAKHLWSIAQKMRRKNVGINEVYDLLAVRVIVADVPACYAALGVVHTLWPPIPGQFDDYIAVPKANLYQSLHTAVMGPGGQPLEIQVRTQEMHALSEYGIAAHWRYKEGGKADRDRDYESKLAWVRQLLEWQHDVTDAQEFVESLKVDVFQDEVFVFTPKGEVKALTAGATPIDFAYRIHTDVGHRTIGAKVNGRIVPLDHHLQSGDIVEIVTSKAARGPSRDWIGMVRTPGAREKIRQWFKREQRDENVTHGKELLDRELKRLAQRSLGDLSDEDLRRVTEAMNMHDLDTMFASLGYGEITAAQVVMRLGIVDDAQVQLPGSAPPLPPTTSRGGVTVKGVEDLLVRFAVCCNPVPGDQIVGYITRGRGVTVHRADCANVKSSSEKERHVEVDWEKSAARTYPVAIRIEGWDRDGFLRDVAAVISENQVALVALSALANPDKSATVNATLQVTSVEQLSRVLAKLEGVRDVFSVHRDGR; translated from the coding sequence ATGGCCGAGCGCGCGAACACGATCACCTCGCGGATCGTCGGGATCACCGACCGCCTCCGACCGCAGCGCCACGGCCACGTCGATCTCGAGGCGATCGTCAAGGAGATGCTGCGTCACTACCCCGACGGTGACGCGGAGCTCGTGCGCCGGGCGTACGCCTACGCCGCCGAAGCGCACGCCGGACAGAAGCGCGTGTCGGGTGAGCCCTACATCACGCACCCCGCGGCAGTCGGGATGCTCATCGCCGAGCTCGGCATGGAGGCCGCGACGATCGCGGCGACCGTCCTCCACGACGTCCCTGAGGACACCGCGCGCACGGTCGATGACATCCGTCTCGAGTTCGGTGACGAGATCGGTCGCCTCGTCGAAGGGGTCACGAAGCTCGGCCGGCTCCAGGGGCAGTCGCGCGACGCGCATCAGGCCGAGAACATCCGGAAGATGTTCCTCGCGATGGCGGACGACCTCCGCGTCGTGATCATCAAGCTCTGCGACCGCCTCCACAACATGCGCACGCTCGGGCCGCTGCCGGTGGAGAAGCAGAAGCGCATCGCGCGTCAGACGCTCGAGATCTACGCGCCGCTCGCCCATCGGCTCGGGATCTGGCAGATCAAGTGGGAGCTCGAGGACCTCTCCTTCAAGTACCTCGAGCCCGAGCAGTACAAAGAGGTCGCCGAGCAGCTCGCCGAGCGCCGCCAGGTCCGTGAGCGCTCGATCGATCAGGCGATGAAGACGCTCGCGACCGAGCTTGAGCGGGCCGGGATCCGCGCCGAGCTGTCCGGCCGCGCGAAGCACCTCTGGTCGATCGCGCAGAAGATGCGCCGCAAGAACGTCGGGATCAACGAGGTCTACGACCTGCTCGCGGTCCGCGTCATCGTCGCCGACGTTCCAGCGTGCTACGCGGCGCTCGGCGTGGTGCACACGCTGTGGCCGCCGATCCCCGGCCAGTTCGACGACTACATCGCGGTCCCCAAGGCGAACCTCTATCAGTCGCTGCACACCGCGGTCATGGGTCCTGGCGGCCAGCCGCTCGAGATCCAGGTCCGCACGCAGGAGATGCATGCGCTCTCGGAGTACGGCATCGCGGCGCACTGGCGATACAAGGAAGGCGGGAAAGCGGACCGCGATCGCGACTACGAGTCGAAGCTCGCGTGGGTCCGGCAGCTGCTCGAGTGGCAGCACGACGTGACCGACGCGCAGGAGTTCGTCGAGTCACTCAAGGTCGACGTGTTCCAGGACGAGGTGTTCGTCTTCACGCCGAAGGGCGAGGTGAAGGCCCTGACGGCCGGCGCGACGCCGATCGACTTCGCGTACCGCATCCACACCGATGTCGGGCACCGCACGATCGGCGCGAAAGTGAACGGGCGCATCGTGCCCCTCGATCACCACCTCCAGTCGGGCGACATCGTCGAGATCGTCACCAGCAAGGCCGCGCGCGGTCCATCTCGTGACTGGATCGGCATGGTCCGGACGCCGGGCGCGCGCGAGAAGATCCGTCAGTGGTTCAAGCGAGAGCAGCGCGACGAGAACGTCACACACGGAAAGGAACTGCTGGATCGCGAGCTCAAGCGCCTCGCGCAGCGGTCGCTCGGCGATCTCTCGGACGAGGACCTCCGCAGGGTGACCGAGGCGATGAACATGCACGACCTCGACACCATGTTCGCGTCGCTCGGATACGGCGAGATCACCGCGGCGCAGGTCGTCATGCGGCTCGGCATCGTCGACGACGCCCAGGTGCAGCTGCCGGGGTCGGCACCGCCGCTCCCACCGACCACATCCCGCGGGGGCGTCACCGTGAAGGGCGTCGAGGATCTGCTCGTGCGGTTCGCGGTGTGCTGCAACCCCGTGCCCGGAGACCAGATCGTCGGGTACATCACGCGCGGCCGTGGCGTGACGGTGCACCGCGCTGACTGCGCGAACGTGAAGTCGAGCTCCGAGAAGGAGCGGCACGTCGAGGTGGACTGGGAGAAGTCTGCCGCGCGAACGTACCCGGTCGCGATCCGCATCGAGGGGTGGGACCGTGACGGCTTCCTGCGCGACGTCGCCGCGGTCATCAGCGAGAACCAGGTCGCGCTGGTCGCACTGTCGGCGCTTGCAAATCCTGACAAGAGCGCCACGGTCAACGCGACGCTTCAGGTCACGAGCGTCGAACAGCTCTCACGCGTACTCGCGAAGCTCGAGGGCGTCCGCGACGTGTTCAGCGTCCATCGCGACGGTCGCTAG